The Streptomyces sp. V4I8 genome includes the window CCGCTCCTCCACCGCCTCCGCCCCCTCCCCCGCCACCGGGAAGGCCGAAGGGGCGCCCCTGATCCACAGGGGCCAGAAGTGCAGCCGTGGCCGGAACGTAAGGCTCGCGCCACCCGACCGACACCCAGTGTTCCGTGTCCGCCAGACGGACCTCAGGGGCGGCAGGCACTGGGTGCCGGATACGGTGGAAGCACCATGAGCGCTTCGCAGACCTCCGACATCCCCACCCTTCTCGTCAAGATCTTCGGGAAGGACAGGCCGGGCATCACGGCCGGCCTCTTCGACACGCTGGCCGCCTACTCCGTCGACGTGGTCGACATCGAGCAGGTCGTCACCCGTGGCAGGATCACGCTGTGCGCTCTCGTGACGCAGCCTCCGGCCGGTGTGGAGGGGGATCTCCGGGCGACCGTCCACAGCTGGGCCGAGTCGATGAAGATGCAGGCGGAGATCATCTCCGGCCTCGGCGACAACCGGCCGCGCGGCCTCGGTCGCTCCCTGGTGACCGTGCTCGGGCACCCCCTCACGGCCGAGGCGACGGCCGCGATCGCCGCGAAGATCACGAAGTCGGGCGGCAACATCGACCGTATCTTCCGGCTCGCCAAGTACCCGGTGACGGCGGTGGAGTTCGCCGTGTCCGGTGTGGAGACCGAGCCGCTGCGCACCGCCCTGGTGACCGACGCGGCGGCACTGGGTGTCGACATCGCGGTCGTCGCGGCCGGACTGCACCGGCGCGCCCAGCGCCTGGTCGTCATGGACGTGGACTCGACCCTCATCCAGGACGAGGTCATCGAGCTCTTCGCGGCGCACGCCGGCTGTGAGGACAAGGTGGCCGAGGTGACGGCGGCCGCGATGCGCGGGGAGCTGGACTTCGAGCAGTCGCTGCACGCGCGCGTGGCGCTGCTGGAGGGGCTGGACGCCTCGGTGGTGGAGAAGGTGCGCAGCGAGGTGCGGCTGACGCCGGGCGCGCGCACACTGATCCGTACGCTGAAGCGCCTCGGTTACCAAGTGGGGGTCGTCTCGGGTGGGTTCACGCAGGTCACCGATGATCTGCAGGAGCGGCTCGGGCTCGACTTCGCCCAGGCGAACACGTTGGAGATCGTCGACGGGAAGCTGACGGGCCGGGTCACCGGCGAGGTCGTGGACCGGGCGGGCAAGGCTCGGCTGTTGCGCCGGTTCGCCGCGGAGGCGGGGGTGCCGCTGTCCCAGACGGTGGCGATCGGTGACGGCGCCAACGACCTGGACATGCTGAACGCGGCGGGCCTGGGTGTCGCCTTCAACGCCAAGCCGGTGGTCCGGCAGGCGGCGCACACGGCGGTGAACGTGCCGTTCCTGGACACCGTCCTGTATCTGCTGGGCGTCACCCGCGAAGAGGTCGAGACGGCGGACAGCCACGACGAGGCCTGACGACCGACAGCGTCTGAAGCCCTACGTACAGCAGCCCTACGTACACCGGGGCCCGGCACCGCGTGGTGCCGGGCCCCTGTGGTGTGGGTCGGTCACTCGGAGGGGGCCCAGTAGTCGAGCAGCGTGGCCACGCCGGGCTCCAGGGTCTTCCAGCTGCCGCTGAAGGAGAGGACGGCGAAGGCGGCGGCCGGGAATCCGCGGCGGCTCATCCGCTCGCGTGCGTCGCTCTCGGCCGAGCCGGAGAGGATCTCGGCGAGGCCCTGCACGCCCGGGTTGTGGCCGATCAGCAGGACGTTCTGCGCGTCGTCGGGTGTTTCGTTGAGCAGGGCGATCAGCTCGCCGGGCGAGGACTCGTAGACCCGCTCCTCGTAGATGGTTTTCGGCCGGTGCGGGAACTCGTGGACGGCGAGCTTCCAGGTCTCCCTGGTCCGGGTCGCGGTCGAGCACAGGGCCAGATCGAAGGGGACGTCGGTGTCGGCCAGCCTGCGTCCGGCCTCTGCCGCGTCCTTTCGGCCCCGGTCGGCGAGCGGCCGCTCGTGGTCGTTCACCTGTGGCCAGTCGGCTTTCGCATGCCGGAAGAGGACAATCCTGCGGGGTTCTGCGACGCTCATGAGATCCAGCTTCGCACGAAACACGCCACGGGGCGCAGGGAGTTGACGGGCGGCTTCCGCCAGTGCTCAGCGTGTGATCAGCTGCTGTATGCGGTCGAAGAGCTGCGTGATCGATGGCTCGGCGGTCGCGGCGTGCGCGTCGGACGGGTTGAGTATGAGCAGCAGCAGTGTGATGAAGGCGAGCGTCGGCAGGGTCAGGGCCCACCAGGGCAGCCGGATGTCGGCACGGCCCGTGGACGCCGGGTGGGGCGGGGTGTGCATGCGGGCCGACATGTCGCCTCCGTGGGTCTTCGCGTGTCCGTGTCCGCCTCTCGCGGTCACACTTCGAAGTTACGGACTCCTCGGCCCTCAACCCATCCGGTGATCCACCCAGTTGACCCTGACACTCGCCCCCTAGGGGATGGTGGTGCTAGCCCCACCATCGGCATGACGATCCGTGTCGGGGAGCTGCGGCCGTCCCGCTTCAGGGAGTGGCAACCGTCCCGCCTCCGGGAGTGGCGATCGTCCCGTCCCAGGGAGCGGCGATGGTTCCGCGTCAGGGAGCGGCGATCGTCGCCACGACGGCGATGATCACGAAGATGGCGAAGAAGGCCCCGAAGACGAGCAGCATCTTCTTCTGGCCGTTCTGGGGGTTCGGGTCGAGCACTGGCATACGGCAAGTCTCGCACCCGCCGTCCGCAGCGGCTCCGCCGGGGTGACCCTCAGCGGGCCGCCTCCTCCTCGACCGTACGGTTGCGTCCCGCCAGGACGCCTACCGCCATCTGCGGGATCATCAGGCCGGCCATGAGCACGATCGGCAGCCCCCAGCCGCCGCTGTGCTGGTAGAGCACGCCCACCAGGAGCGGGCCGGGGATGGAGATCAGATAGCCGGTGCTCTGCGCGAAGCCCGACAGCTGGGCCACGCCCACGCTGGTTCTGGCCCGCATGCCGACCATGGTGAGGGCCAGCGGGAACGAGCAGTTGGAGACGCCGAGCAGCAGGGCCCAGGCCCAGGCGCCCGCGACCGGTGCGAGGTACAGCCCGGCGTACCCGAGGAGGCCGCAGGCGCCCAGGGCGAGCACGATCGGCCCCTGGTGGGGCAGCCTGGTGGCGAGGCGCGGGATGACGAAGGCCAGTGGCACGCCCATCACCATCGTGAGGGCGAGCAGCAGCCCCGCCGTGCCGGCGGGCACGCCCGCGTCCCGGAAGATCTGCGCCATCCAGCCCATCGTGATGTAAGCGCCGGTGGCCTGGAGCCCGAAGTAGACGGCGAGGGCCCAGGCGGTGCGGCTCCGGGTGACCCGCAGCCGGGGTGCCTCCACACGCGCGTGGCTCTCCCGCGCGGTGGCGCCGGGCGCCGCTCCCCGGTCCCGTACGAAAGGGATCCACGGCAGTACGGCCAAAGCGGCGAGGGCCGCCCACACCGCGAGGCCGGTCTGCCAACTGCCGCCCAGCACCTCGGTCATGGGCACGGTCACCGCCGCCGCGGACGCGGTGCCGAGGGCGAGGGCCATCGAGTACAGGCCGGTCATGGAGCCGACCCGGTCCGGGAACCAGCGCTTGACGATGACCGGCATCAGGACGTTGCTGACGGCGATGCCCATGAGGGCGAGCGCGCTGGCGGCCAGGAAGCCGGCCGTGCTGCCGACGTACGGGCGCAGGAGCAGGCCGGCGGTGATGGCGGCCATGCCGGCGCAGACCACCGCGCCGGGGCCGAAGCGGCGGGCGAGCCGGGGGGCCATGACGCCGAAGACGGCGAAGCAGAGCGGGGGCACGGAGGTGAGCAGCCCGGCCACGCTGCCGCTCATGCCGAGCCCGTCGCGGACCTCTTCGAGGAGGGCGCCGAGGCTGGTGATGGCGGGGCGGAGGTTGAGCGCGGTCAGCACGATGCCGAGCACCAGCAGCCGTATCGTCCACGCGCGCGTGGCGGGCTCGGGAGTGGTGCGCGCTTCGGGGGTGCGTATGCGCATGGACGTCACCGTCCGGGTCGTTTCCTCGCTTGCCATGAGGCCCATCATAGAATCATGGGATGATTGGTTGTCCACCTCCGGGCCACCCCGTGCCCGTCCTCCCGTGCGAAGGTGTGCCATGCCCTTGAGCCACCCCCGTCGTTCGGCACTGTCCGAGCAGGTCATCGCGTCGTTGCGGAACCAGATCACCTCGGGCGAATGGCCGGTGGGCGCGCGCATCCCGACGGAGCCCGAGCTGGTCGAGCAGCTCGGCGTGGCCCGCAACACCGTCCGAGAGGCCGTCCGCGCGCTCGCGCACAACGGCCTGCTGGACATCCGCCAGGGCTCCGGCACCTATGTGGTGGCCACCAGCGAGCTGGCGGGCGTCATGCACCGCCGTTTCGCCGACGCCGACCCCCGGCACATCGCCGAGCTGCGCTCCACGCTGGAGTCCGCCGCCGCGAAGCTGGCCGCCGAGCGGCGCTCGGAGAAGGACCTCAAGCAGCTGGACGCGCTGCTGGTGCGCCGTGAGGAGGCCTGGGAGTCGGGCGACGCGGAGGCGTTCGTGGCGGCCGACGCGACCTTCCATCTGGCGGTGGTGGCGGCCTCCCACAACGACGTGATGACCGCGATGTACGCCGACCTGGGCGAGGTCCTGCGGGACTGGCTGCGCGAGGACATCGGCCGGGAGCTGACTCCGGAGACGCACATGGACCACGCGCGGCTGGTCGACGCGATCCGCGCGGGCGACGCGACGGCGGCCGCGGCGGAGGCGGCGAGCTATCCGTTCCTGTGCCGCCCGGGGCGCTTCAGCTCTCCTGCCGGTGACTGACCCACACCGAGGCGACCTCTTTCCAGCAGCGCCCGGTGAGCCGCACGGTCTGCGCGGGCCCGGCGTTCACCGCTGTGCCGTCACTGTCGAGGTCCCACCAGCGGGCGCACTCGACGTGCAGGCTCACCCGGTCGGTCTCCGGATAGGGGTTGTGGCAGTACGCGGTCACATGGGAGCCGGTGACGCGGATCCGGCACGCGGCGCCGAACGGCGCCTCGGGCTCCGCTTCCGCGGTGTGCACGCGTGTGTGGGCTATCGCGTCGTACGACAGGGGCAGTACGAGAGCGACGGCGACGGTCGTTGAGGCCAGGCGGCGGGACAAGCGCACAAGGGGACCTCCTCGGCCGTGGTGGGGAGGGGCTCGCGAAGTGAACGCGTACTCCAGAGTGCGCGGTTGTGGGCCCGGCCCGCCCGGCCGGATAGGCCGAACGGGTGACGCCCCGCTCCCCGCGCGGGGCGGGAAACGGGGCGTCGAACGGCGTACGGGAGATCAGGCGCCGATGGCGTGCAGGCCACCGTCCACGTGGATGATCTCGCCGGTGGTCTTCGGGAACCAGTCGCTCAGCAGGGCGACGATGCCGCGGCCGGCCGGCTCCGGGTCCTTGAGGTCCCACTCCAGCGGCGAACGGCTGTCCCACACGGAGGCCAGGTCGGCGAAGCCGGGGATGGACTTGGCGGCCATCGAGCCGATCGGGCCCGCGGAGACGAGGTTGCAGCGGATGTTCTGCTTGCCCAGGTCACGGGCCATGTAGCGGCTGGTGGCCTCCAGGGCGGCCTTGGCCGGGCCCATCCAGTCGTACTGCGGCCAGGCGTACTGCGCGTCGAAGGTGAGGCCGACGACCGAGCCGCCGTTCTGCATGAGCGGCAGACAGGCCATGGTCAGCGACTTCAGGGAGTACGCCGAGACGTGCATGGCGGTGGCGACCGACTCGAACGGCGTGTTCAGGAAGTTGCCGCCGAGCGCGTCCTGCGGGGCGAAACCGATGGAGTGCACGACGCCGTCGAGACCGCCGAGCTCCTCGCCGACGACGTCGGCCAGGCGGCCGAGGTGCTCGTCGTTGGTGACGTCCAGCTCGATGACCTTGGTGGGCTTCGGGAGCTTCTTGGCGATGCGCTCGGTCAGCGTGGGCCGCGGGAACGCGGTGAGGATGATCTCGGCGCCCTGCTCCTGGGCCAGCTTGGCGGCGTGGAAGGCGATGGAGGACTCCATCAGCACACCGGTGATCAGGACGCGCTTGCCCTCGAGAATTCCGCTCATGGTGATCAGTGACCCATTCCCAGTCCGCCGTCAACAGGGATGACGGCTCCAGTGATGTACGAGGCGTCGTCCGAGGCGAGGAACCGCACCGCCGCGGCGATCTCCTCCGGCTGCGCGTAACGACCGAGCGGCACCTGCTTCACGATGCCCTCACGCTGCTCGTCGGTGAGCACCTTGGTCATGTCGGTGTCGACGAAGCCGGGCGCGACGACGTTGAAGGTGATGTTGCGCGAGCCCAGCTCACGGGCCAGGGAGCGCGAGAAGCCGACCAGGGCGGCCTTGGAGGCGGCGTAGTTCGCCTGGCCCGGGCCGCCGTACAGCCCGACGACCGACGAAATGAGCACCACGCGACCCTTCTTGGCGCGCAGCATGCCGCGGTTGGCGCGCTTGACGACGCGGAAGGTGCCGGTGAGGTTGGTGTCGATGACCGAGGTGAAGTCCTCCTCGGACATGCGCATCAGGAGCTGGTCCTTGGTGATGCCGGCGTTGGCGATCAGAACCTCGACCGGGCCGTGCTCGGCCTCGATCTCCTTGTAGGCCTGCTCCACCTGCTCGGTGTCGGTGATGTCGCACTTGACGGCCAGGAAGCCGGCCGGCGGCTCACCAGAGCGGTACGTGATCGCGACCTTGTCGCCGGCGTCGGCGAAAGCGCGGGCGATGGCGAGGCCGATGCCCCGGTTGCCTCCGGTGACGAGAACCGAGCGGCTCAACGGATCACCCTTTCGATAGGGGTCTGACACACCCGCCCGAACACGTGGATGGCAGGTGGCTTCTCCGAAAACCTATCGGGCCTGTCCCGTCCGGGGACATTCGGGCACCGACAGTGGCGTACGGGTGTCGCTGTCGGGTCCCTACAGAAAGGTGCGGACTCCAGCCGGAAACGTGTGGTCCGTGACCCTGCCCGCGCGACATGATCGGTGCCCACAGGCCACGACAGCAGGGAGACCTCCGTGCCTCATACGATCGACGAAGCCTTCACGGCGCTTCCACTACGCGCCCTGGCCGACGCCGCGCTGGCACGCGCGCGTGCGCTGGGTGCCGAGCACGCGGACTTCCGGGTCGAGCGGGTGCGCAGCGCGTCCTGGCGCCTGCGGGACGCCAGGCTCGCCGGGTCGTCGGACACCACCGACCTCGGCTACGCGGTGCGGGTGGTGCACGGCGGGACCTGGGGGTTCGCCTCCGGCGTGGATCTGACGCTGGACGCCGCCGCCAAGGTCGCGTCGCAGGCGGTGGCGATGGCGAAGCTGTCCGCCCAGGTGATCAAGGCCGCCGGGTCGGACGAGCGGGTGGAGCTCGCCGACGAGCCCGTGCACGCCGAGAAGACGTGGGTCTCGTCGTACGAGATCGATCCGTTCACGGTGCCCGACGAGGAGAAGTCGGCGCTGCTGGCGGAGTGGAGCGCGCGGCTGCTGGCGGCGGACGGCGTCAACCACGTGGACGCCTCGCTGCTGACCGTCCACGAGAACAAGTTCTACGCCGACACCGCCGGGACCGTGACCACCCAGCAGCGCGTTCGGCTGCACCCGCAGCTGACCGCCGTGTCGGTCGACGAGTCGAGCGGCGAGTTCGACTCCATGCGCACCATCGCGCCGCCCGTCGGGCGCGGCTGGGAGTACCTGACGGGCACCGGCTGGGACTGGGAGTCCGAGCTGGCGCAGATCCCGGAGCTGCTCGCCGAGAAGATGCGGGCGCCGAGCGTCGAGGCGGGGCCGTACGACCTCGTCGTCGACCCCTCCAACCTGTGGCTGACCATCCACGAGTCCATCGGCCACGCCACCGAACTGGACCGCGCCCTCGGCTACGAGGCCGCCTACGCCGGCACCTCCTTCGCCACCTTCGACCAGCTCGGCAAGCTCAGGTACGGCTCCGACCTGATGAACGTCACCGGTGACCGCACCGCCGAGCACGGCCTCGCGACCATCGGGTACGACGACGAGGGCGTCGAGGGCCAGTCCTGGGACCTGGTGAAGGACGGCACCCTCGTCGGCTACCAGCTGGACCGGCGGATCGCGAAGCTGACCGGCTTCGAGCGGTCCAACGGGTGCGCGTTCGCCGACTCCCCCGGGCATGTGCCCGTGCAGCGCATGGCCAATGTGTCGTTGCAGCCGGATCCGGCCGGGATGTCGACCGAGGATCTGATCGGGAGCGTGGACCGCGGCATCTACGTCGTCGGCGACCGGTCCTGGTCGATCGACATGCAGCGCTACAACTTCCAGTTCACCGGGCAGCGGTTCTTCAGGATCGAGAACGGGCGGATCACCGGCCAGCTGCGGGACGTGGCCTATCAGGCGACGACCACGGACTTCTGGGGTTCGATGGCCGCCGTCGGCGGTCCCCAGACCTACGTACTCGGCGGCGCGTTCAACTGTGGCAAGGCCCAGCCGGGCCAGGTCGCAGCGGTCTCGCACGGCTGCCCGTCGGCCCTTTTCAAGGGAGTCAACATTCTCAACACCACGCAGGAGGCCGGTCGATGAGCGCTCACTCCAGCAAGGCGCACAAGCCGCACGAGATCGTCGAGCGCGCCCTGGAGCTGTCCCGGGCCGACGGGTGTGTCGTCATCGCCGACGAGCAGTCGACCGCCAATCTGCGCTGGGCGGGCAACGCGCTGACCACGAACGGCGTCACGCGCGGGCGGACGCTCACCGTCGTCGCGACAGTCGACGGCAAGGAGGGCACGGCCTCGGGGGTCGTGTCGCGGTCGGCCGTGACCGTGGACGAGTTGGAGCCGCTGGTGCGGGCCGCCGAGGCCGCCGCGCGCGGCGCCGGGCCCGCCGAGGACGCGCAGCCGCTCGTGACGGACGTACCGGCGTCGCCGGACTTCACGGACGCCCCGGCCGAGACCTCGTCCAACGTGTTCGCCGACTTCGCCCCGGCACTCGGCGAGGCGTTCGCACGCGCGCGTGCGGGCGGGCGGGAGTTGTACGGCTTCGCCAACCACGAGCTGATGTCGACTTACGTGGGCACGTCCACCGGGCTGCGGCTGCGGCACGACCAGCCCAACGGGACGCTGGAGCTGAACGCCAAGTCCCCGGACCGCACCCGCTCGGCGTGGGCGGGGCGCTCCACGCGGGACTTCAAGGACGTCGACCCGACGGCGCTCGATGCCGAGCTGGCCGTACGCCTCGGCTGGGCCGAGCGGCGCCTGGAGCTGCCGGCGGGCCGGTACGAGACGCTGCTGCCGCCGACCGCCGTGGCCGACCTGCTGATCTACCAGATGTGGTCGGCGTCGGGGCGGGACGCGGTCGAGGGCCGGACGGTGTTCTCCAAGCCGGGCGGCAAGACGCGCGTCGGCGAGAGGCTGAGCGAGCTGCCGCTGACGCTGCGCAGCGACCCGAACGAGCCGGGTCTGGAGTCCGCGCCCTTCGTGATCGCGCACTCCTCCGGCGGGGACCAGTCGGTGTTCGACAACGGGCTGCCGATCGCCGCCACCGAGTGGATGCGCGAGGGCGAGCTCAAGCACCTCACGACCACCCGCCACAGTGCCGGGCTGACCGGGCTGCCGGTCGCGCCGGGCGCCGACAACCTGATCCTGGACGGCGGCGAGGACCGCTCGCTCGAGGAGATGGTCGCGAACACCGAGCGCGGGCTGCTGCTGACCTGCCTGTGGTACATCCGCGAGGTCGACCCGGCGACGCTGCTGCTCACCGGCCTGACCCGGGACGGGGTGTACCTCGTCGAGAACGGTGAGGTGACCGGCGAGGTCAACAACTTCAGGTTCAACGAATCGCCGGTGGGACTGCTCGGGCGGGCGACGGAGGCGGGCCGTACGGAGAAGACCCTCCCCCGAGAGTGGAGCGACTGGTTCACCAGGGCGGCGATGCCGGCGCTGCGCGTCCCCGATTTCAACATGAGCTCTGTCAGTCAGGGCGTATAACCTCGTAGTCGGCTGTCACCCGACTGCCCGAGATCATCAAGGAGACACGAGAACCGTGACGGACATCGTCGACGAGCTGAAGTGGCGTGGCGTGATCGCCCTGTCCACTGACGAGGACGCATTGCGCAAGGCGCTCGCGGACGGTCCCGTCACGTTCTATTGCGGTTTCGACCCGAC containing:
- the fabG gene encoding 3-oxoacyl-[acyl-carrier-protein] reductase, yielding MSRSVLVTGGNRGIGLAIARAFADAGDKVAITYRSGEPPAGFLAVKCDITDTEQVEQAYKEIEAEHGPVEVLIANAGITKDQLLMRMSEEDFTSVIDTNLTGTFRVVKRANRGMLRAKKGRVVLISSVVGLYGGPGQANYAASKAALVGFSRSLARELGSRNITFNVVAPGFVDTDMTKVLTDEQREGIVKQVPLGRYAQPEEIAAAVRFLASDDASYITGAVIPVDGGLGMGH
- the serB gene encoding phosphoserine phosphatase SerB, whose product is MSASQTSDIPTLLVKIFGKDRPGITAGLFDTLAAYSVDVVDIEQVVTRGRITLCALVTQPPAGVEGDLRATVHSWAESMKMQAEIISGLGDNRPRGLGRSLVTVLGHPLTAEATAAIAAKITKSGGNIDRIFRLAKYPVTAVEFAVSGVETEPLRTALVTDAAALGVDIAVVAAGLHRRAQRLVVMDVDSTLIQDEVIELFAAHAGCEDKVAEVTAAAMRGELDFEQSLHARVALLEGLDASVVEKVRSEVRLTPGARTLIRTLKRLGYQVGVVSGGFTQVTDDLQERLGLDFAQANTLEIVDGKLTGRVTGEVVDRAGKARLLRRFAAEAGVPLSQTVAIGDGANDLDMLNAAGLGVAFNAKPVVRQAAHTAVNVPFLDTVLYLLGVTREEVETADSHDEA
- a CDS encoding TldD/PmbA family protein: MPHTIDEAFTALPLRALADAALARARALGAEHADFRVERVRSASWRLRDARLAGSSDTTDLGYAVRVVHGGTWGFASGVDLTLDAAAKVASQAVAMAKLSAQVIKAAGSDERVELADEPVHAEKTWVSSYEIDPFTVPDEEKSALLAEWSARLLAADGVNHVDASLLTVHENKFYADTAGTVTTQQRVRLHPQLTAVSVDESSGEFDSMRTIAPPVGRGWEYLTGTGWDWESELAQIPELLAEKMRAPSVEAGPYDLVVDPSNLWLTIHESIGHATELDRALGYEAAYAGTSFATFDQLGKLRYGSDLMNVTGDRTAEHGLATIGYDDEGVEGQSWDLVKDGTLVGYQLDRRIAKLTGFERSNGCAFADSPGHVPVQRMANVSLQPDPAGMSTEDLIGSVDRGIYVVGDRSWSIDMQRYNFQFTGQRFFRIENGRITGQLRDVAYQATTTDFWGSMAAVGGPQTYVLGGAFNCGKAQPGQVAAVSHGCPSALFKGVNILNTTQEAGR
- the fabI gene encoding enoyl-ACP reductase FabI; the protein is MSGILEGKRVLITGVLMESSIAFHAAKLAQEQGAEIILTAFPRPTLTERIAKKLPKPTKVIELDVTNDEHLGRLADVVGEELGGLDGVVHSIGFAPQDALGGNFLNTPFESVATAMHVSAYSLKSLTMACLPLMQNGGSVVGLTFDAQYAWPQYDWMGPAKAALEATSRYMARDLGKQNIRCNLVSAGPIGSMAAKSIPGFADLASVWDSRSPLEWDLKDPEPAGRGIVALLSDWFPKTTGEIIHVDGGLHAIGA
- a CDS encoding FadR/GntR family transcriptional regulator, whose protein sequence is MPLSHPRRSALSEQVIASLRNQITSGEWPVGARIPTEPELVEQLGVARNTVREAVRALAHNGLLDIRQGSGTYVVATSELAGVMHRRFADADPRHIAELRSTLESAAAKLAAERRSEKDLKQLDALLVRREEAWESGDAEAFVAADATFHLAVVAASHNDVMTAMYADLGEVLRDWLREDIGRELTPETHMDHARLVDAIRAGDATAAAAEAASYPFLCRPGRFSSPAGD
- a CDS encoding histidine phosphatase family protein, giving the protein MSVAEPRRIVLFRHAKADWPQVNDHERPLADRGRKDAAEAGRRLADTDVPFDLALCSTATRTRETWKLAVHEFPHRPKTIYEERVYESSPGELIALLNETPDDAQNVLLIGHNPGVQGLAEILSGSAESDARERMSRRGFPAAAFAVLSFSGSWKTLEPGVATLLDYWAPSE
- a CDS encoding metallopeptidase TldD-related protein, translated to MSAHSSKAHKPHEIVERALELSRADGCVVIADEQSTANLRWAGNALTTNGVTRGRTLTVVATVDGKEGTASGVVSRSAVTVDELEPLVRAAEAAARGAGPAEDAQPLVTDVPASPDFTDAPAETSSNVFADFAPALGEAFARARAGGRELYGFANHELMSTYVGTSTGLRLRHDQPNGTLELNAKSPDRTRSAWAGRSTRDFKDVDPTALDAELAVRLGWAERRLELPAGRYETLLPPTAVADLLIYQMWSASGRDAVEGRTVFSKPGGKTRVGERLSELPLTLRSDPNEPGLESAPFVIAHSSGGDQSVFDNGLPIAATEWMREGELKHLTTTRHSAGLTGLPVAPGADNLILDGGEDRSLEEMVANTERGLLLTCLWYIREVDPATLLLTGLTRDGVYLVENGEVTGEVNNFRFNESPVGLLGRATEAGRTEKTLPREWSDWFTRAAMPALRVPDFNMSSVSQGV
- a CDS encoding CynX/NimT family MFS transporter; the protein is MMGLMASEETTRTVTSMRIRTPEARTTPEPATRAWTIRLLVLGIVLTALNLRPAITSLGALLEEVRDGLGMSGSVAGLLTSVPPLCFAVFGVMAPRLARRFGPGAVVCAGMAAITAGLLLRPYVGSTAGFLAASALALMGIAVSNVLMPVIVKRWFPDRVGSMTGLYSMALALGTASAAAVTVPMTEVLGGSWQTGLAVWAALAALAVLPWIPFVRDRGAAPGATARESHARVEAPRLRVTRSRTAWALAVYFGLQATGAYITMGWMAQIFRDAGVPAGTAGLLLALTMVMGVPLAFVIPRLATRLPHQGPIVLALGACGLLGYAGLYLAPVAGAWAWALLLGVSNCSFPLALTMVGMRARTSVGVAQLSGFAQSTGYLISIPGPLLVGVLYQHSGGWGLPIVLMAGLMIPQMAVGVLAGRNRTVEEEAAR
- a CDS encoding SGM_5486 family transporter-associated protein; amino-acid sequence: MPVLDPNPQNGQKKMLLVFGAFFAIFVIIAVVATIAAP